A portion of the Granulosicoccus antarcticus IMCC3135 genome contains these proteins:
- a CDS encoding GMC family oxidoreductase codes for MNKEPVDVLIIGAGASGAAIAWSLLETRMQILCLEQGPHVPDSQFPSRREDYELARYAEFSCDPNVRKLKYDYPINVEKSCITPVNYNAVGGSTINFLGHWPRMKPSDFRTATLDGVASDWPVDYATLEPFYAMNDQITGVSGLAGNPAYPDYAPGLPPIPMGKLGQTLARGFNTMGWHWWPSDAAILSEDRDGRQKCVNAGTCDLGCAAGAKGGTNFTYWPMLENAGVELRCESRVRKILVDENTGLATGVLYHGSDGQLHEQKAELVIIACNGIGTPRLLLNSTSRLFPEGLANRSDQVGRNLMFHPLTGVSGVFDEPMMGHEGPMACSILSQQFYESDTERNFVRGYGLHSGRSTTPMTFALGGFGVDQPIAWGAAHREIMDTVYPYLAGLTVVAEDLPEAHNRVTLDASLVDSDGMAAPKVEYRLGENTKAMLKHGTQRASEVLYAAGAKRVLAKNSDEVWWRAGWHQMGTCRMGEDPNSSVVNGWGRCHDVKNLFIVDGSIFVTAGAVNPTSTIQALALYIGDSIKKNIANLFD; via the coding sequence ATGAACAAGGAACCCGTGGATGTACTGATCATTGGCGCTGGCGCATCAGGCGCGGCCATTGCCTGGTCTTTGCTGGAAACCCGTATGCAGATCCTGTGTCTGGAGCAGGGCCCTCATGTGCCGGACAGTCAGTTTCCCAGCCGGCGTGAGGACTACGAACTGGCACGCTATGCCGAGTTTTCCTGTGATCCGAATGTACGAAAGCTGAAATACGACTATCCGATCAACGTCGAGAAAAGTTGTATTACGCCTGTGAACTACAACGCGGTGGGCGGCTCGACGATCAACTTTCTGGGCCATTGGCCGCGTATGAAGCCATCAGACTTTCGTACTGCAACACTCGATGGTGTTGCCAGTGACTGGCCTGTGGATTACGCCACGCTTGAGCCGTTCTATGCCATGAACGACCAGATTACCGGTGTCTCAGGACTGGCGGGCAATCCGGCCTATCCGGATTATGCCCCCGGCTTGCCGCCCATCCCCATGGGCAAGCTGGGACAAACACTGGCGCGGGGGTTCAACACGATGGGCTGGCATTGGTGGCCCTCGGATGCTGCCATTCTCAGTGAGGATCGCGACGGTCGGCAGAAATGTGTGAACGCGGGTACCTGTGATCTGGGCTGTGCAGCAGGCGCCAAGGGCGGCACCAATTTTACCTATTGGCCGATGCTGGAGAATGCCGGGGTGGAGCTCAGATGCGAAAGTCGTGTGCGCAAGATTCTTGTCGATGAGAACACCGGTCTTGCCACCGGTGTGCTTTATCACGGTAGTGATGGTCAACTGCACGAACAGAAAGCTGAGCTTGTCATCATCGCCTGCAATGGCATAGGAACACCGCGACTGCTGTTGAATTCAACCTCCAGGCTGTTTCCCGAAGGTCTGGCGAATCGTTCGGATCAGGTTGGGCGCAATCTCATGTTTCACCCCTTGACGGGTGTATCGGGTGTTTTTGATGAGCCCATGATGGGGCATGAAGGCCCCATGGCCTGTTCGATATTGAGCCAGCAATTCTACGAAAGCGATACTGAGCGAAATTTTGTGCGTGGCTACGGACTTCACTCCGGGCGTTCGACGACACCGATGACCTTTGCTCTGGGTGGTTTCGGGGTTGATCAGCCGATTGCCTGGGGCGCTGCCCATCGCGAAATCATGGACACGGTTTATCCCTACCTTGCCGGCCTGACCGTGGTGGCCGAGGATCTGCCCGAAGCCCATAACCGTGTGACGCTCGATGCAAGCCTTGTCGACAGCGATGGCATGGCAGCCCCCAAGGTCGAGTACCGTCTGGGTGAGAATACGAAAGCGATGCTCAAGCATGGCACCCAACGGGCGAGCGAAGTACTGTACGCGGCGGGCGCAAAGCGTGTACTGGCAAAGAATTCTGACGAGGTGTGGTGGCGGGCCGGGTGGCATCAGATGGGCACCTGCCGGATGGGCGAGGATCCGAATAGCTCTGTGGTCAACGGCTGGGGCAGATGTCACGACGTGAAGAATCTGTTCATTGTGGATGGTTCGATTTTCGTCACGGCAGGTGCTGTCAATCCGACCTCGACCATTCAGGCTCTGGCCCTGTACATCGGCGACAGCATCAAGAAAAACATCGCAAACCTGTTTGATTGA
- a CDS encoding sugar ABC transporter permease, which translates to MQPEMKLSFVGRLRMMRETRLGAFVPVLLALAAIWLYFGLAVPVWEHLSDPSSEGVRFIFLSPRNIYNLFMQSAVIATLAVGITVVLLLGDIDLSAAATAGVCAALLGVLMLAGVPGWLACIIVMGVGAIMGAAQGMLIAYVGIPSFVVTLAGLLGFQGLMQKILPTGNLNIGDPFIKGIARILLPDTLGLVLAAVLILLVAFSLFRRQSQRRALGLELDSTATLWGQLVFFAILVSAAVVTMNAYRSVPLLIVLLISLTALVGWVTTSTPFGRSIFAVGGNAESARRVGMDVKRIRVIAFAIVGLLAAIGGIFGASRFGSVSYTAFAGGSLLLESIGAAVIGGTSLFGGRGSVWNAILGALVIGSLGNGLDLSGASAADKLMFSGAILLLAVAIDAVSRSENSGR; encoded by the coding sequence ATGCAGCCTGAAATGAAACTCTCCTTCGTCGGCCGCTTGCGCATGATGCGAGAAACCCGGCTAGGTGCCTTTGTACCGGTCCTGTTGGCACTGGCCGCCATCTGGCTTTACTTTGGTCTGGCGGTACCTGTGTGGGAGCATCTGTCAGACCCGAGTTCTGAAGGGGTGCGGTTCATCTTCCTGAGCCCACGCAATATTTATAATCTATTCATGCAGTCTGCCGTTATTGCAACTCTGGCGGTGGGTATCACCGTCGTGCTGCTACTGGGCGACATCGATCTGTCGGCGGCTGCAACGGCGGGTGTCTGTGCCGCTTTGCTGGGTGTGCTGATGCTGGCCGGTGTGCCTGGCTGGCTGGCCTGCATCATCGTCATGGGGGTGGGTGCGATCATGGGGGCTGCGCAGGGGATGCTGATTGCCTATGTAGGCATACCCTCCTTTGTTGTCACCCTGGCAGGCTTGCTGGGTTTCCAGGGTTTGATGCAAAAGATACTACCGACGGGAAATCTGAATATCGGCGACCCCTTCATCAAAGGTATTGCCCGTATTCTGTTGCCCGATACGTTGGGACTCGTTCTGGCGGCAGTCTTGATTCTGCTGGTCGCTTTTTCACTATTTCGTCGACAATCGCAGCGTAGAGCGCTTGGTCTGGAACTGGACTCGACAGCTACCTTGTGGGGACAGCTTGTCTTTTTCGCCATACTGGTAAGCGCTGCGGTGGTAACGATGAATGCCTATCGCTCCGTGCCCCTGTTGATTGTGCTGTTGATCAGCCTGACGGCCCTGGTCGGATGGGTAACCACCTCGACACCGTTTGGTCGTTCCATCTTTGCCGTGGGTGGTAATGCCGAGAGTGCGCGGCGCGTCGGCATGGACGTCAAGCGCATCCGTGTCATCGCCTTTGCCATTGTCGGGTTGCTGGCGGCCATCGGCGGCATATTCGGTGCCTCACGCTTTGGCTCGGTGTCCTATACGGCATTCGCAGGCGGCTCTTTGCTGCTGGAGAGTATCGGCGCTGCGGTTATCGGCGGCACTTCTCTGTTTGGTGGACGCGGGTCAGTCTGGAACGCCATCCTCGGGGCTCTGGTTATAGGATCACTGGGCAATGGCCTGGATCTGTCGGGTGCCAGTGCGGCAGACAAGCTGATGTTCTCCGGGGCTATCTTGCTGCTGGCTGTCGCGATCGATGCTGTTTCGCGCTCCGAGAACAGTGGGCGCTAG
- a CDS encoding aldehyde dehydrogenase family protein, whose translation MKFDKKMYIAGELVDGQGTVEVVNPATDDRVATVPTAGMADADRALAAARDAFASWSSTSIAERQGWMLKLRQAVIDNEEHLRECIHYEMGKPWAGTQEDVDSLKNSLQFYAEEIARVHDTSIADRAGTHTHRLVHESAGVALAFLAWNFPLLNLAFKIGPAMAAGCPIIIRPSEATPISAYAVGELCQQIGLPAGVVQILSTDGYDVADHLSASAIPSLITLIGSTRTGKHIMRTGATTIKRYSMELGGNAPVLIFEDADLDLAADIVCGVKFSNAGQICVSPNRVFVHRTVLEQFTRRAVERAAAAGVGWDRDADILTGPVIDGRAWQRLKALVDDAVSKGAELLAGGNRPEALAQNLAKGHFMAPTVLANVTETMDVYQQENFGPIVSIVAFDDSTDLNTMANDCDEGGLTAYVFTRNLARAEQWASQLRYGEVQINGVKYAIDLPHGGIGQSGIGHDCSRLALNDYLVIKRITRALDAA comes from the coding sequence ATGAAATTTGACAAGAAGATGTACATCGCCGGCGAACTGGTGGATGGTCAGGGGACGGTGGAGGTGGTCAATCCGGCCACTGATGATCGGGTGGCCACCGTACCCACCGCGGGAATGGCTGATGCTGATCGGGCGCTGGCAGCGGCGCGCGATGCCTTTGCTTCCTGGTCGAGCACCAGTATTGCCGAGCGGCAGGGCTGGATGTTGAAACTACGCCAGGCGGTCATCGACAACGAAGAACACTTGCGTGAATGCATTCACTACGAGATGGGCAAGCCCTGGGCGGGGACTCAGGAGGATGTCGACAGTCTGAAGAACTCGCTGCAGTTCTATGCCGAAGAGATCGCTCGTGTGCATGACACCAGCATTGCTGATCGAGCCGGCACTCATACGCACCGGCTGGTACATGAATCTGCGGGTGTGGCACTGGCTTTTCTGGCCTGGAACTTCCCGCTGTTGAATCTGGCTTTCAAGATTGGGCCGGCCATGGCGGCGGGTTGCCCGATCATCATCAGACCCTCGGAGGCAACCCCCATCTCGGCCTATGCCGTGGGGGAACTCTGCCAGCAGATTGGCCTGCCAGCAGGGGTGGTGCAGATTCTGAGTACAGATGGCTACGATGTGGCAGATCATCTGTCAGCCTCAGCCATTCCCTCGCTCATCACCCTGATCGGTTCGACCCGGACCGGCAAGCACATCATGCGCACCGGAGCGACCACTATCAAGCGCTACTCCATGGAACTGGGTGGTAACGCACCGGTGCTGATTTTCGAGGATGCGGATCTGGATCTGGCGGCCGATATTGTCTGTGGTGTGAAGTTCAGTAATGCAGGTCAGATTTGCGTATCCCCGAACCGGGTATTCGTGCATCGCACGGTGCTGGAACAATTCACCCGGCGTGCTGTAGAGCGCGCTGCGGCAGCTGGCGTGGGTTGGGACAGAGACGCCGATATCCTCACCGGGCCGGTGATCGATGGTCGAGCATGGCAGCGGCTCAAGGCGCTTGTTGATGATGCTGTGAGCAAAGGGGCAGAACTCCTGGCTGGCGGTAATCGGCCAGAAGCTCTGGCACAAAATCTGGCAAAGGGCCATTTCATGGCACCCACGGTACTGGCTAACGTCACTGAAACGATGGATGTCTACCAACAGGAAAATTTCGGCCCTATCGTCAGCATCGTCGCCTTTGATGACAGCACGGATCTGAACACAATGGCCAATGATTGCGATGAAGGCGGCCTGACAGCTTATGTGTTTACTCGCAACCTGGCGCGGGCAGAACAATGGGCGTCACAACTTCGCTACGGCGAGGTACAGATCAACGGCGTCAAATATGCTATCGATCTGCCCCACGGAGGAATCGGCCAATCCGGGATAGGCCACGATTGCTCTCGGCTTGCGCTGAACGACTACCTTGTCATCAAGCGTATAACCAGAGCCCTGGATGCCGCATGA
- a CDS encoding sugar ABC transporter substrate-binding protein, with amino-acid sequence MHSKLKKSLLATSVATAALMNMGVALAGDTVALLLPENVNPRWEQQDAAAFVERMSSIAPDVKVEVFNANNDTSVQQRQAEQALTQGAKVLVVIPIDGESSAIIADTAAEEGVPTIAYDRMINSENTKFWVQADMFATGAAQAQHVVDNTKSGDTLVLLKGSPTDPNAAVIANGQMSVLEPLFASGERKMGYENWTPGWDPAIARRSMDQALTQLDNNVQGVVSSNDGNAGAAIAAMEEQGMAGKVPVSGLDCTVQAQQLMLLGKQTQCGWRPLHEMAAAAAEVTVRLLNGDEYGDLATEVVQNGVGADVAFVPVDSYSAVGAEGVAYVIEHDPSIAQEMVCAGEVLALDFCK; translated from the coding sequence ATGCATTCGAAATTGAAAAAAAGCCTGCTCGCCACCTCCGTGGCTACGGCAGCTCTGATGAACATGGGCGTTGCCCTGGCCGGTGATACGGTGGCTCTACTGCTGCCGGAGAACGTCAATCCCCGTTGGGAGCAACAGGACGCTGCCGCCTTTGTCGAGAGGATGTCCAGCATTGCACCGGATGTGAAGGTTGAAGTATTCAACGCCAACAACGATACCTCGGTGCAACAACGTCAGGCGGAACAGGCACTGACACAAGGGGCCAAGGTACTGGTTGTCATCCCCATCGACGGCGAGAGCTCTGCCATCATCGCGGACACCGCGGCCGAGGAGGGTGTACCGACGATTGCCTACGATCGAATGATCAATTCTGAAAACACAAAGTTCTGGGTACAGGCGGACATGTTTGCCACCGGTGCCGCACAGGCCCAGCACGTTGTTGATAACACCAAGTCTGGGGACACACTGGTATTGTTGAAAGGTTCTCCGACAGATCCGAACGCTGCGGTCATTGCCAATGGACAGATGTCGGTGCTCGAACCCTTGTTCGCCTCAGGCGAGCGCAAGATGGGCTACGAGAACTGGACGCCAGGTTGGGATCCGGCCATAGCTCGCCGTTCGATGGATCAGGCTCTGACGCAGCTTGATAACAATGTTCAAGGTGTGGTGTCTTCCAACGATGGCAATGCCGGGGCTGCCATTGCGGCAATGGAGGAGCAGGGGATGGCAGGCAAGGTGCCGGTCTCCGGTCTGGATTGCACCGTGCAGGCTCAACAGCTGATGTTGCTTGGCAAGCAGACCCAGTGTGGATGGCGTCCACTGCATGAAATGGCTGCGGCAGCCGCTGAGGTAACGGTACGATTGCTCAACGGTGACGAGTATGGCGATCTTGCCACTGAAGTGGTACAGAACGGCGTGGGAGCTGATGTTGCATTTGTACCGGTTGACAGCTATTCGGCGGTCGGTGCTGAAGGGGTTGCCTATGTGATCGAACACGATCCATCCATTGCCCAGGAAATGGTGTGTGCAGGCGAAGTCTTGGCACTGGATTTCTGCAAGTAG
- a CDS encoding ATP-binding cassette domain-containing protein, whose translation MSTGKQIVGRGAPPAHLRVSGIHKRFGGVHALRGIDFEVARGEVMALVGDNGAGKSTLMKVLAGAYAADEGQFFIDELPVSINSPQDATAQGIQIVYQDLALCENLDVAANLSLGAEPVKPGWGFLPRPLRPIDDLAMELKAQKAIDRLQVRTLSSVRAKVGGLSGGQRQAIAIARAVGADSSVVMLDEPTAALGVAQTRQVLDVVKRLRDTGHAVIYISHNMRDIFEVSDRICVLRHGANVATWNACETTTDEIVVAMTRGLDDGAPHAA comes from the coding sequence ATGTCAACTGGAAAGCAAATCGTGGGGCGCGGAGCCCCACCTGCGCATCTGCGTGTCAGCGGTATCCATAAGCGATTCGGAGGCGTGCATGCACTGCGCGGTATCGATTTCGAGGTGGCCCGTGGCGAGGTCATGGCGCTTGTTGGTGACAATGGGGCCGGCAAGTCAACCTTGATGAAAGTGCTGGCCGGTGCCTATGCGGCCGATGAAGGGCAGTTCTTCATTGACGAGCTGCCGGTCTCGATCAACAGTCCGCAGGATGCGACAGCCCAGGGTATCCAGATCGTCTATCAGGATCTGGCTCTGTGTGAAAACCTGGATGTGGCAGCCAATCTGTCCCTGGGTGCTGAACCGGTGAAGCCGGGGTGGGGCTTTTTGCCACGCCCGCTGCGCCCTATTGATGATCTGGCGATGGAGCTGAAGGCGCAAAAAGCCATTGATCGTCTGCAGGTGCGCACCTTGAGTTCAGTGCGAGCCAAGGTCGGGGGGCTGTCAGGTGGTCAACGACAAGCCATTGCCATCGCACGCGCCGTGGGTGCCGACAGCTCTGTTGTCATGCTTGACGAGCCCACGGCGGCATTGGGAGTTGCACAGACGCGACAGGTGCTGGATGTGGTCAAGCGTCTTCGCGATACCGGCCATGCGGTCATTTATATCTCGCACAATATGCGCGACATCTTCGAAGTCTCAGACCGGATCTGTGTGCTTCGCCATGGCGCCAATGTGGCAACGTGGAATGCATGCGAGACGACAACCGATGAGATTGTCGTTGCCATGACACGAGGACTTGATGATGGGGCCCCTCATGCAGCCTGA
- a CDS encoding ABC transporter permease, giving the protein MNSPPHSPANQSSPQLASSTGKALLDHSLFALVRQTVRQSWGLIAALLLLVLIFSLASPYFFNTLVLERVLTNASFTLIMATGMTLVIATGGIDVSVGAILALTSMVTATLMISGMPVLPAVAIGLMLGALIGAINGTVISFLKIQPFIATLAMLSLARGLTLIISDGAPASNLPESFASLFKGESVVYLGVGVLILTMLVMHTTRLGIQIRAVGGNETTCFICGVRVNALRIGAYVFQGLLAVLAGFTLTASFDSAEPTAGLSTEWLEAIAAPIIGGNTMAGGRARLFGTLMGCLILATMRSGLNISGVPTAWQQVAIGGIIVGAVALDVLSQRKRGQR; this is encoded by the coding sequence ATGAATAGCCCTCCGCACAGCCCTGCAAACCAGAGCAGCCCTCAGTTGGCATCCAGCACCGGCAAGGCGCTGTTAGATCACAGTCTCTTTGCGCTAGTCCGGCAAACCGTACGACAGAGCTGGGGCTTGATCGCCGCTCTGTTGCTGTTGGTGCTGATCTTCAGCCTGGCCTCACCCTACTTCTTCAACACCCTGGTATTGGAACGCGTACTGACCAACGCCTCCTTCACCCTGATCATGGCTACCGGCATGACACTGGTTATCGCCACCGGAGGCATCGATGTATCGGTGGGTGCCATTCTGGCCTTGACCTCCATGGTAACGGCCACTCTGATGATCTCAGGCATGCCGGTCTTGCCCGCCGTGGCCATCGGCCTGATGCTGGGCGCGCTGATCGGTGCCATCAATGGCACTGTCATATCCTTTCTCAAGATCCAGCCCTTCATTGCAACTCTGGCTATGCTGAGTCTTGCCCGCGGCCTGACACTCATCATATCCGACGGCGCACCGGCCTCCAATCTTCCAGAGAGCTTTGCCAGCTTGTTCAAAGGCGAGAGCGTTGTTTATCTAGGTGTCGGCGTATTGATTCTGACCATGCTGGTCATGCATACAACCAGGCTGGGCATTCAGATTCGTGCCGTTGGCGGTAATGAGACCACCTGCTTTATCTGCGGGGTACGGGTCAATGCCCTCAGAATCGGGGCCTATGTCTTCCAAGGCCTGTTGGCCGTACTGGCAGGGTTCACCCTGACAGCCTCTTTTGATTCGGCAGAGCCGACCGCGGGTCTATCCACCGAGTGGCTGGAAGCGATCGCCGCACCGATCATTGGCGGCAACACCATGGCTGGCGGACGTGCTCGCCTGTTTGGCACCTTGATGGGCTGCCTGATTCTGGCCACGATGCGTTCGGGCTTGAATATCTCCGGAGTCCCCACTGCCTGGCAACAGGTCGCCATTGGCGGCATCATCGTCGGTGCTGTTGCGCTCGATGTTCTGTCTCAACGCAAGCGGGGTCAGCGATGA
- a CDS encoding substrate-binding domain-containing protein yields MLESLFKTPVNLVLGAVLGASVLGNAAVAEDRMALYEPFGQIPVPSKEYRIGVILKTFNNDYFIDLRNGFQDAADKYGVKVEFFAAPGETDLLVQKQLMEDMLVRQFDLIAVNPSSTSNLLEPASRATKMGIPLINVNDAYISKEDQEKHNIDIISFISTDWAEQMRNHVRYCAEKLGPDGGKIAHIMGFPGSTAATARLAGYEEELKKYPQLENVAVLPADWDRKKAMDVGADMIQANPDLNCLSASNDNMALGAIQALKNADKLDDVIVMGCDGIPDAVKAIESGELSATVAFMQYENGYNTIEAAILYLEGMGEKIPETIFASQEIWDASNIEDKIANYGQYYSGMAKLKN; encoded by the coding sequence ATGCTTGAATCATTGTTTAAAACACCAGTCAATCTGGTCCTTGGTGCTGTGCTCGGCGCCTCGGTCCTGGGTAACGCAGCCGTTGCCGAAGATCGCATGGCTCTGTACGAGCCGTTTGGACAAATACCCGTACCCAGCAAGGAATACCGAATCGGCGTCATCCTCAAAACCTTCAACAACGACTATTTCATCGACCTGCGTAATGGTTTTCAGGATGCTGCAGATAAATACGGCGTCAAGGTTGAGTTCTTTGCCGCCCCAGGTGAGACCGATCTGCTGGTGCAGAAGCAGCTCATGGAAGACATGCTGGTTCGCCAGTTCGACCTGATTGCCGTGAATCCCAGCTCCACCTCCAACCTGCTTGAGCCAGCATCACGTGCCACCAAAATGGGCATCCCGCTGATCAACGTGAATGATGCGTATATATCCAAAGAGGATCAGGAAAAGCACAACATCGACATCATCTCCTTCATCTCTACCGATTGGGCCGAGCAGATGCGTAATCATGTGCGCTACTGCGCCGAGAAACTCGGACCGGACGGTGGCAAGATTGCCCACATCATGGGCTTCCCGGGATCCACGGCGGCCACGGCCCGACTCGCCGGGTATGAGGAGGAGTTGAAGAAGTACCCGCAACTGGAAAATGTTGCGGTGCTACCCGCTGACTGGGATCGCAAGAAGGCCATGGATGTTGGTGCCGACATGATTCAGGCCAACCCTGATCTGAACTGTCTGTCAGCTTCCAACGACAACATGGCACTGGGTGCCATCCAGGCGTTGAAGAATGCGGACAAGCTGGACGATGTGATCGTCATGGGCTGTGATGGTATTCCCGATGCAGTCAAGGCAATCGAGAGTGGCGAACTCTCTGCCACAGTCGCCTTCATGCAGTATGAGAATGGCTACAACACCATCGAGGCAGCCATTCTCTACCTGGAAGGCATGGGCGAGAAAATTCCCGAGACCATCTTTGCCAGTCAGGAAATCTGGGATGCCTCGAATATCGAGGACAAGATCGCCAACTACGGACAGTACTATTCAGGTATGGCCAAACTGAAAAACTGA